Proteins from one Bradyrhizobium amphicarpaeae genomic window:
- a CDS encoding polysaccharide deacetylase family protein: MLDSKALQSIPLTPANTADPAPDYPWPKPFNSAMFLSFDVDAESAWTSKDAAHARRLITMSYGGFEARVGTPKLLELLDQLDLKATFFVTGWSVDAHPAMAESILKAGHEIGHHGYHHLLPDPGDPWIEEELERGFEALKRRLGVRPTGYRAPYGEFTEELRVALVRHGIVYTSSFRDDVRPYRHRLADGKPGTIELPVTASYDDWMHGLSARFSPRSIFPREHVLSIWKDELDETRDWGAMVTTVLHPQCSGRPMRLRLLREFLTYAKSCPDVWIATGEKIAENFLRHEAGNR, from the coding sequence ATGCTGGACAGTAAGGCACTCCAGAGCATTCCGCTCACGCCCGCCAACACGGCCGACCCTGCGCCGGACTATCCCTGGCCGAAACCGTTTAATTCGGCGATGTTCCTGTCGTTCGACGTGGACGCCGAGAGCGCATGGACCAGCAAGGATGCCGCTCACGCCCGGCGGCTGATCACCATGAGCTATGGCGGCTTCGAGGCGCGCGTCGGCACGCCGAAGCTGCTGGAGCTGCTCGACCAGCTCGATCTCAAGGCCACTTTCTTCGTCACGGGCTGGTCGGTCGATGCGCATCCGGCGATGGCCGAATCGATCCTCAAGGCCGGCCACGAGATCGGCCATCACGGCTATCACCATCTGCTGCCGGATCCCGGCGATCCCTGGATCGAGGAGGAGCTGGAGCGCGGCTTCGAGGCGTTGAAGCGCCGGCTCGGTGTCAGGCCGACCGGCTATCGCGCGCCTTACGGCGAGTTTACGGAGGAGCTGCGTGTCGCGCTGGTGCGCCATGGCATCGTCTACACGTCCTCGTTCCGCGACGACGTCAGGCCGTATCGCCATCGCCTCGCCGACGGCAAGCCCGGCACGATCGAGCTGCCGGTCACCGCAAGCTATGACGACTGGATGCATGGCCTCTCCGCCCGCTTCAGCCCGCGCTCGATCTTCCCCAGGGAGCACGTGCTCTCGATCTGGAAGGACGAGCTCGACGAAACCAGGGACTGGGGCGCGATGGTGACGACGGTGCTGCATCCGCAATGCAGCGGCCGTCCGATGCGGCTGCGGCTGCTGCGCGAGTTCCTGACCTACGCAAAGTCGTGCCCGGACGTCTGGATCGCCACCGGCGAGAAGATCGCGGAGAACTTCCTCCGCCATGAGGCCGGTAACCGCTAG
- a CDS encoding ABC transporter substrate-binding protein, translating into MKRVWVAAALFGAMTFSTTAAELPAEIVKRGSIKMAVVPNYPPMEFRDPATNALSGFDIELGDAIGRKLGTKIEWQETSFAEFLPSIQTGRVDAVLSGFTDYASRHEIATFVDYLQTGPRFFVQQSRAAEFKDIAALCGKKVGASRRTKYPEQIASWSEKHCGGNPVTFVGTDGSGDARTQLKQGRIDAAVQGNETLPYIMDLEPNAYTPVGDAIAQQFVGIALPVKEKGLQQAMLEAVDALIADGTYKTLLAKWKLTDNGLEKATINAGQ; encoded by the coding sequence ATGAAGAGAGTTTGGGTTGCGGCGGCGCTTTTCGGCGCCATGACGTTTTCGACCACGGCAGCGGAGCTTCCGGCGGAGATCGTCAAGCGCGGCAGCATCAAGATGGCGGTGGTGCCGAACTATCCGCCGATGGAGTTTCGCGATCCCGCCACCAACGCGCTGTCGGGATTCGACATCGAGCTCGGCGACGCGATTGGCCGCAAGCTTGGCACCAAGATCGAATGGCAGGAAACCAGCTTTGCCGAGTTCCTGCCATCGATCCAGACGGGCCGGGTCGATGCCGTCCTGTCGGGCTTTACCGACTATGCGAGCCGTCACGAGATTGCGACGTTCGTCGACTATCTCCAGACCGGCCCGCGCTTTTTCGTGCAGCAGTCACGAGCGGCGGAATTCAAGGACATCGCCGCTCTCTGCGGCAAGAAGGTCGGCGCCAGCCGGCGCACCAAATATCCGGAACAGATTGCAAGCTGGAGCGAGAAGCACTGCGGCGGCAACCCCGTCACTTTCGTTGGCACCGACGGCTCCGGCGATGCACGTACCCAGCTCAAGCAGGGTCGCATCGACGCCGCCGTGCAGGGCAACGAGACGTTGCCCTACATCATGGATCTCGAGCCCAACGCCTATACGCCGGTCGGCGATGCCATCGCGCAGCAGTTCGTCGGCATTGCACTGCCGGTCAAGGAGAAGGGTCTTCAACAGGCGATGCTGGAAGCGGTTGACGCGCTGATCGCGGACGGCACCTACAAGACCCTGCTCGCCAAATGGAAACTGACCGACAACGGATTAGAGAAGGCAACCATCAATGCTGGACAGTAA
- a CDS encoding amino acid ABC transporter ATP-binding protein, translating into MTKPLVAIRSVAKNFGEFQALRSVSLDVWPGEVMCLIGASGSGKTTLLRCINQLATIDAGGIWLDGELLGVRELGGRLHRLSEREIGRQRLKTGMVFQRFNLFPHKTALENITEGPLQVQGRKLGEVRAEALELLRRVGLSAKADWYPAQLSGGQQQRVAIARALAMKPMLMLFDEPTSALDPELVGEVLAVMKELAKSGMTMMVVTHELGFAREVADRVVYMDQGAIVEQGRASDVLGAPREERTRAFLSAVI; encoded by the coding sequence ATGACAAAACCTCTCGTCGCGATCCGCTCCGTCGCCAAGAACTTTGGCGAGTTCCAGGCTCTCAGAAGCGTTTCGCTCGACGTCTGGCCCGGCGAGGTGATGTGCCTGATCGGCGCCTCCGGCTCCGGCAAGACCACGCTGCTCCGCTGCATCAACCAGCTCGCCACGATCGATGCCGGCGGCATCTGGCTCGACGGCGAGCTGTTGGGGGTGCGCGAGCTGGGTGGGCGGCTGCATCGGCTCAGCGAACGCGAGATCGGGCGGCAGCGGCTCAAGACCGGCATGGTGTTCCAGCGCTTCAATTTGTTTCCGCACAAGACCGCGCTGGAGAACATCACCGAAGGTCCGCTCCAGGTGCAGGGCCGCAAGCTGGGTGAGGTGCGTGCGGAAGCGCTCGAACTGCTGCGCCGCGTCGGATTGTCCGCGAAGGCGGACTGGTATCCCGCGCAGCTCTCCGGCGGCCAGCAGCAGCGGGTCGCGATCGCGCGGGCGCTGGCGATGAAGCCGATGCTGATGCTGTTCGATGAACCGACCAGCGCGCTCGATCCCGAGCTCGTCGGCGAGGTGCTCGCGGTCATGAAGGAGCTGGCGAAGAGTGGCATGACCATGATGGTGGTGACGCACGAGCTCGGCTTCGCGCGCGAGGTCGCCGACCGCGTCGTCTACATGGACCAGGGCGCGATCGTCGAGCAGGGCCGCGCCTCGGACGTATTGGGCGCACCGCGCGAGGAGCGTACCAGGGCATTTCTTTCGGCAGTGATCTGA
- a CDS encoding amino acid ABC transporter permease has translation MKPAPALAEGFPDLSGMQIAREPHWFRWLSAALIVLVLAAIARAFANGQIEWSYVSRFLTAKVILEGIVNTMVMAVLAMALGIVLGIVVAVMRLSPNPVLKTVAAGYTWLFRGTPLILQLLLWFNLALVFPTIGIPGLWSARAVDVMTPFLAALLGLGINQGAYTSEVMRAGMLSVDIGQYEAAQAIGMGRLRALRRIVLPQAMRVVIPPLGNEFIGMVKATSLASVIQYPELLHNAENIYYANSRVIELLIVAGLWYLLVVSILTPLQMLLERRFARGTLRLAR, from the coding sequence ATGAAGCCGGCGCCGGCACTCGCGGAGGGTTTCCCCGATCTGTCCGGGATGCAGATCGCGCGCGAGCCGCACTGGTTTCGCTGGCTCAGTGCCGCGCTGATCGTCCTCGTGCTCGCGGCCATCGCGCGCGCGTTCGCGAACGGACAGATCGAATGGTCCTATGTCAGCCGCTTCCTGACCGCAAAGGTCATCCTCGAAGGCATCGTCAACACCATGGTGATGGCGGTGCTGGCGATGGCACTCGGCATCGTGCTCGGCATCGTCGTCGCGGTCATGCGGCTGTCGCCCAATCCGGTGCTGAAGACGGTCGCCGCCGGCTACACCTGGCTGTTCCGCGGCACGCCGCTGATCCTGCAACTTCTGCTCTGGTTCAATCTTGCGCTGGTGTTCCCGACCATCGGCATTCCCGGCCTGTGGAGCGCGCGTGCCGTCGACGTCATGACGCCGTTCCTTGCCGCGCTGCTCGGGCTCGGCATCAACCAGGGTGCCTACACTTCCGAGGTGATGCGCGCCGGCATGCTGTCGGTCGACATCGGGCAGTATGAAGCGGCGCAGGCGATCGGCATGGGGCGGCTGCGCGCGCTGCGGCGGATCGTGCTGCCGCAGGCGATGCGCGTGGTGATCCCGCCGCTCGGCAACGAGTTCATCGGCATGGTGAAGGCGACCTCGCTCGCGAGCGTGATCCAGTACCCAGAACTGCTGCACAACGCCGAGAACATCTATTACGCCAATTCCCGCGTGATTGAGCTCTTGATCGTCGCCGGGCTCTGGTACCTGCTCGTGGTCTCGATCCTGACGCCGCTCCAGATGCTGCTCGAACGCCGCTTTGCGCGCGGCACATTGCGGCTCGCGCGATGA
- a CDS encoding ABC transporter substrate-binding protein yields the protein MTRLSQIFALAALAAATPAQAAELPAEIKQAGTLKLTVNSTYAPMEYRDPATNELVGLDIDLANELAKRLGGLKIVWSETPFAELIPSLQTRRADFIISGISDRASRRETADFIDYLQTGPQFFVMADNAAKDAADLCGKKVGTTRSTSFPVEIEKWSKQNCEPAGKPAIQYVPGENSIDVRNQLKQGRIDAAVQGSETLPYAQTQEPGKYRVVGEPFAKGYQGIMFRKDDVALREVVTEKLTAMIADGAYKAVLDKWGLGANAVAQPMLNAAPQ from the coding sequence ATGACACGCCTCTCGCAAATCTTCGCCCTCGCAGCCTTGGCTGCCGCGACGCCGGCGCAGGCGGCCGAGCTTCCGGCGGAGATCAAGCAGGCGGGCACGCTGAAGCTCACGGTCAACTCCACCTATGCGCCGATGGAATATCGCGATCCCGCGACCAACGAACTGGTCGGGCTCGACATCGATCTGGCCAACGAGCTCGCCAAGCGGCTCGGTGGCCTCAAGATCGTCTGGAGCGAGACGCCGTTCGCCGAGCTGATCCCCTCGCTGCAGACCAGGCGCGCCGATTTCATCATCTCAGGCATCTCCGACCGCGCCTCGCGGCGCGAGACCGCCGATTTCATCGATTACCTCCAGACCGGCCCGCAATTCTTCGTCATGGCCGACAATGCAGCCAAGGACGCGGCCGATCTCTGCGGCAAGAAGGTCGGCACCACCCGCAGCACCAGCTTCCCGGTGGAGATCGAGAAGTGGAGCAAGCAGAATTGCGAGCCGGCCGGCAAGCCCGCGATCCAGTACGTCCCCGGCGAAAACTCGATCGACGTCCGCAACCAGCTCAAGCAGGGCCGCATCGACGCCGCCGTGCAGGGCAGCGAGACGCTGCCTTACGCGCAAACGCAGGAGCCCGGCAAATACCGCGTCGTCGGCGAGCCCTTCGCCAAGGGCTACCAGGGCATCATGTTCCGCAAGGACGACGTCGCCTTGCGCGAGGTCGTGACCGAGAAACTCACCGCCATGATCGCCGATGGCGCCTACAAGGCGGTCCTCGACAAATGGGGCCTGGGTGCCAACGCGGTCGCCCAGCCCATGCTGAACGCGGCGCCGCAATGA
- a CDS encoding N-carbamoyl-D-amino-acid hydrolase has product MGPTQKADTREHTLSRMLALLEEAAGRGASLVVFPELAFTTFFPRWLLEGEALDRHFERGMPNPAVAKLFDRARALRVGLYVGYAELTPDGRRYNCAILVDRDGEILGRYRKVHLPGSVEPRPGARYQQLEKRYFEYGDLGFPAFRAGSAWAHAIMGMMICNDRRWPESWRVLGLQGVELVCIGYNSAAYDPNGGTTEDGALRTFHSTLVTQANAYMNATWAISVAKAGEEDGSGLIGGSCIVDPNGRIVAQAQTLADEVIVADIDLDMCRQGKDKMFNFAAHRRPEQYRVITERAGVIEPAVLDAD; this is encoded by the coding sequence ATGGGGCCGACGCAAAAAGCCGATACGCGCGAGCATACGTTGTCGCGGATGCTTGCTCTGCTGGAGGAGGCGGCCGGCCGCGGCGCGAGCCTCGTGGTGTTCCCCGAGCTTGCCTTCACCACTTTCTTCCCGCGCTGGCTGCTCGAGGGCGAGGCGCTCGACCGCCATTTCGAGCGCGGAATGCCGAACCCGGCCGTGGCAAAACTGTTCGATCGCGCGCGGGCGCTGCGCGTCGGCTTGTATGTCGGCTATGCCGAACTGACGCCGGACGGCCGTCGCTACAATTGCGCCATCCTGGTCGATCGCGACGGCGAGATCCTGGGCCGCTATCGCAAGGTGCACCTGCCCGGCTCGGTCGAGCCACGGCCGGGCGCGCGCTACCAGCAGCTCGAGAAGCGCTATTTCGAATATGGCGACCTCGGCTTTCCCGCCTTCCGCGCCGGCTCGGCCTGGGCCCATGCCATCATGGGTATGATGATCTGCAACGATCGGCGCTGGCCGGAATCCTGGCGCGTGCTCGGCCTGCAAGGCGTCGAGCTCGTCTGCATCGGCTACAACTCGGCCGCCTACGATCCCAATGGCGGTACCACCGAAGACGGCGCGCTCCGTACCTTCCACTCGACGCTGGTGACGCAGGCCAACGCCTACATGAACGCGACCTGGGCGATCTCGGTGGCGAAGGCGGGCGAGGAGGATGGCTCCGGGCTGATCGGCGGCTCCTGCATCGTCGATCCTAATGGGCGCATCGTCGCGCAGGCGCAGACGCTCGCCGATGAAGTGATCGTCGCCGACATCGATCTCGATATGTGCCGCCAGGGCAAGGACAAGATGTTCAACTTCGCCGCCCACCGGCGGCCGGAGCAATACAGGGTGATCACCGAACGTGCCGGCGTCATCGAGCCGGCCGTTCTCGATGCGGATTGA
- a CDS encoding LysR family transcriptional regulator — MNLRQLEILRAVIRHRTTVAAADELALSQPAVSNALKTMEAQAGFALFERVNNRLFPTAEAMALYKESEAIFALHAKLENRVRDLRENRSGHLAIVATPPLAYSIIPSALSGFLRRRPETRVFFDVRRYEGIIEGVLSRVAELGFALGLTHHPGIAHEVVHTGEMVCVLPPQHPLADRSVISASDLSGLPFIGLERGTRLGEAVRDSFARGGAPFQPTVEVRYCNTACVLAAAGVGAAVVDPYSPRQNGGSGLVVRPFTPTTHAVAYMLWSEAEPLSRLAKAFLHEVRKQSALLESTAPHQQHGAESD; from the coding sequence ATGAACCTGCGTCAGCTCGAAATCCTGCGCGCCGTCATCCGCCATCGCACCACGGTCGCGGCCGCGGACGAGCTGGCGCTGTCGCAACCCGCGGTCAGCAATGCGCTGAAGACGATGGAGGCGCAGGCGGGCTTCGCCTTGTTCGAGCGGGTCAACAACCGGCTGTTTCCGACCGCGGAAGCGATGGCGCTGTACAAGGAGAGCGAAGCTATCTTCGCGCTGCATGCAAAGCTCGAGAACCGCGTGCGCGATCTGCGCGAGAACCGCTCCGGGCACCTTGCCATCGTGGCGACGCCGCCGCTGGCCTACAGCATCATTCCCTCCGCGCTCTCAGGCTTCCTGCGACGCCGCCCGGAGACGCGCGTGTTCTTCGACGTGCGGCGCTACGAGGGCATCATCGAGGGCGTGCTCAGCCGCGTCGCCGAGCTCGGCTTTGCGCTCGGGCTGACGCATCATCCCGGCATCGCGCATGAGGTGGTGCATACCGGCGAAATGGTGTGCGTATTGCCGCCGCAGCATCCGCTCGCCGACAGGTCCGTGATCTCGGCTTCGGATCTGTCCGGCCTGCCTTTCATCGGGCTCGAACGAGGCACGCGGCTGGGCGAAGCCGTGCGCGACAGTTTTGCCCGTGGCGGCGCGCCGTTCCAACCGACCGTCGAGGTGCGCTACTGCAACACGGCCTGCGTGCTCGCCGCCGCCGGCGTCGGCGCCGCCGTGGTCGATCCCTACTCGCCGCGGCAGAACGGCGGCAGCGGCCTCGTCGTCCGCCCGTTCACGCCGACGACGCACGCGGTCGCCTATATGCTATGGTCGGAGGCCGAACCGCTGTCGCGTTTGGCCAAGGCCTTTCTCCACGAGGTGCGAAAGCAGAGCGCGCTGCTGGAGAGTACAGCGCCGCACCAGCAACATGGGGCAGAAAGCGACTGA
- a CDS encoding type 1 glutamine amidotransferase codes for MARITIIETGQVPQKYRDQHGSFPDMFERMVRTEDPTATVDVVSIPNGDALPDPGKLEAVLITGAAAGVYDGLDWIAPLEDFVRTAYANKTPMVGVCFGHQLIAQALGGTVRKSEKGWGIGRHVYRVLPENGVVDGEEVAIAASHQDQVIEPPNDALTILSSDFTPHAGLLYANGTTLTVQPHPEFDVEFAEVCCALRDGKAPEDVVATARASLAEPLDSAKLGGAITRFLTKRTAT; via the coding sequence ATGGCACGCATCACCATCATCGAGACCGGACAGGTCCCGCAAAAATATCGGGACCAGCACGGCTCGTTCCCGGACATGTTCGAACGCATGGTCCGCACCGAAGACCCCACGGCTACGGTAGACGTCGTCAGCATCCCGAACGGCGACGCGCTTCCCGATCCTGGCAAGCTCGAGGCCGTGCTGATCACAGGTGCTGCCGCCGGCGTCTATGACGGGCTCGACTGGATCGCGCCGCTGGAGGATTTCGTCCGCACCGCCTACGCCAACAAGACGCCGATGGTCGGCGTCTGCTTCGGTCATCAGCTGATCGCGCAGGCGCTCGGCGGTACGGTACGCAAATCCGAAAAGGGCTGGGGCATCGGCCGGCACGTCTATCGGGTGCTGCCGGAGAACGGCGTCGTCGATGGCGAGGAGGTCGCAATCGCCGCCTCGCATCAGGATCAGGTGATCGAGCCACCCAACGACGCGCTCACGATCCTCTCGTCCGACTTCACCCCGCATGCCGGCCTGCTCTACGCCAACGGCACCACGCTGACGGTGCAGCCGCATCCGGAGTTCGACGTGGAGTTTGCGGAAGTGTGCTGTGCGCTGCGTGACGGCAAGGCGCCGGAGGACGTTGTCGCGACGGCAAGGGCGTCGCTGGCGGAGCCGTTGGACAGCGCGAAGCTCGGTGGGGCGATCACGAGGTTCTTGACCAAGCGTACTGCAACGTAG
- a CDS encoding DUF1348 family protein gives MSRPPLPPFTRETAAQKARMAEDAWNSRDPVRVSLAYTEDSRWRNRSEVLQGRDAIVAFLTRKWEKEQDYRLIKDLWAFDQNRIAARFQYEWHDAGGQWYRSYGNEQWEFDEHGLMKRREASINDIAIAEKDRRFHWAAPGPRPADVPGLGTDPF, from the coding sequence ATGTCGCGCCCGCCGCTTCCACCCTTCACCCGTGAGACCGCCGCGCAAAAGGCCCGCATGGCCGAGGATGCGTGGAATTCACGCGACCCGGTGCGCGTCTCGCTCGCCTATACCGAGGACAGCCGCTGGCGCAATCGCTCCGAGGTCTTGCAGGGCCGCGACGCCATCGTCGCGTTCCTCACCCGCAAATGGGAGAAGGAGCAGGACTACCGCCTGATCAAGGACCTCTGGGCCTTCGACCAGAACCGCATCGCGGCGCGCTTCCAGTACGAATGGCACGACGCCGGCGGCCAGTGGTATCGCTCCTACGGCAACGAGCAGTGGGAGTTCGACGAGCACGGCTTGATGAAGCGGCGCGAGGCGTCGATCAACGACATCGCGATCGCGGAGAAGGACCGCCGGTTTCATTGGGCAGCGCCCGGGCCGCGGCCGGCGGATGTGCCGGGGCTGGGGACGGATCCGTTCTGA
- the ybgC gene encoding tol-pal system-associated acyl-CoA thioesterase gives MTAHLDGEIRDGRHHMQVRVYYEDTDFSGIVYHANYLRYMERGRTNHLRLMGAEQQALFDQVETEGAGFAFVVRSMHLDFLKPARMDDVLDVVTWPVAVKGASIMLAQEVRRGEEVLVKAEVRVAFISGGRAQPIPKSIRALMKADLIS, from the coding sequence GTGACAGCTCATCTCGACGGCGAGATCCGCGACGGCCGCCACCACATGCAGGTCCGCGTCTATTACGAGGACACGGATTTCTCCGGCATCGTCTATCACGCGAATTATCTGCGCTACATGGAGCGTGGCCGCACCAATCACCTCAGGCTGATGGGCGCCGAGCAGCAGGCGCTGTTCGATCAGGTGGAGACCGAAGGCGCGGGCTTTGCGTTCGTGGTGCGCTCGATGCATCTGGATTTCCTGAAACCGGCGCGGATGGACGACGTGCTCGACGTCGTGACCTGGCCGGTTGCCGTAAAGGGCGCCTCGATCATGCTGGCGCAGGAAGTCCGTCGCGGCGAGGAGGTTCTGGTGAAGGCCGAGGTCCGCGTCGCCTTCATCAGCGGCGGCCGCGCCCAGCCGATCCCGAAATCGATCCGCGCATTGATGAAGGCCGATTTGATTTCATGA
- a CDS encoding metallophosphoesterase produces MITRRHLIRSIGGLSALGVSTAAYGVGIEPVLRLRVTRYHPTPRQWPADLSLKIAAIADIHACDPWMSLERIEGIVERTNALNADIIVLLGDYVAGLHHVTRFIPSREWARVLAGLKAPLGVHAVMGNHDYWDDRTVQQAGHGPTIAHRALEAVGIPVYENDAVRLSKDGRPFWLAGLGDQLAFLPARRLRSTGRFGADDLAGTLAKVTDDAPVILLAHEPNIAPLVPGRVALQLSGHTHGGQIRLLGWSPAVSPKNGLRLAYGHFRLKCDLIISGGLGCSIMPVRVGVPPEIVEVTLGRAGQVVS; encoded by the coding sequence ATGATCACGCGCCGTCATCTCATCCGTTCCATCGGCGGTCTGTCCGCCCTCGGCGTCTCGACCGCAGCCTATGGCGTCGGCATCGAGCCGGTGCTGCGGCTGCGCGTCACCCGCTATCATCCGACGCCGCGGCAGTGGCCGGCAGATCTTTCGCTGAAGATTGCCGCCATCGCCGACATCCACGCCTGCGATCCCTGGATGTCGCTGGAGCGGATCGAAGGAATCGTCGAGCGCACCAACGCGCTCAACGCCGATATCATCGTGCTGCTCGGCGACTATGTCGCCGGCCTTCACCACGTCACGCGGTTCATTCCGTCGCGCGAATGGGCGAGAGTGCTGGCCGGCCTGAAGGCGCCGCTCGGCGTCCATGCCGTGATGGGCAACCACGATTATTGGGACGACAGGACGGTGCAGCAGGCAGGGCACGGGCCGACCATCGCTCATCGTGCGCTGGAGGCGGTCGGCATCCCCGTCTACGAGAATGACGCCGTGCGCCTCAGCAAGGACGGCCGCCCGTTCTGGCTCGCCGGTCTCGGCGACCAACTGGCCTTCCTGCCGGCACGGCGCTTGCGCAGCACCGGGCGCTTCGGCGCCGACGATCTCGCAGGCACGCTGGCGAAGGTCACCGACGACGCGCCGGTCATCCTGCTCGCGCACGAGCCCAACATCGCGCCGCTCGTGCCCGGGCGCGTCGCGCTGCAACTGTCCGGCCATACCCATGGCGGCCAGATTCGCCTGCTCGGCTGGTCGCCGGCGGTTTCGCCCAAGAACGGCCTGCGCCTCGCCTATGGCCACTTCCGGCTGAAATGCGACCTCATCATCTCCGGCGGCCTCGGTTGCAGCATCATGCCGGTCCGCGTCGGCGTGCCGCCCGAGATCGTCGAAGTGACGCTGGGGCGGGCAGGGCAGGTTGTGTCCTGA
- the ruvB gene encoding Holliday junction branch migration DNA helicase RuvB: MVSPERRSDDVGDTALRPQSLSDFVGQQQARKNLSIFIEAARKRGEALDHVLFVGPPGLGKTTLAQIVAKELGVGFRATSGPVIAKAGDLAALLTNLEERDVLFIDEIHRLSPAVEEVLYPAMEDFQLDLIIGEGPAARSVKIELSKFTLVGATTRAGLLTNPLRDRFGIPVRLNFYTIEELESIVTRGARVLNVGMSADGANEIARRARGTPRIAGRLLRRVRDFASAADADKIDRKIADHALSALEVDAAGLDAMDRRYLTTIAMNYGGGPVGVETMAAALSEPRDAIEDIIEPYLIQCGYLQRTPRGRLLTSHAFRHLGIAEPSRDAASQFGLFGSDENDD, translated from the coding sequence ATGGTCTCGCCCGAGCGCCGCAGCGACGATGTCGGCGACACTGCGCTGCGCCCGCAATCGCTGTCCGATTTCGTCGGCCAGCAGCAGGCGCGCAAGAATCTCTCGATCTTCATCGAGGCGGCGCGCAAGCGCGGCGAGGCGCTTGATCACGTGCTGTTCGTGGGGCCGCCCGGCCTCGGCAAGACCACGCTGGCGCAGATCGTGGCCAAGGAACTGGGCGTCGGCTTTCGCGCGACCTCGGGTCCCGTGATCGCCAAGGCCGGCGATCTCGCAGCCCTCCTCACCAATCTCGAAGAGCGCGACGTGCTCTTTATCGACGAAATCCATCGCCTGAGCCCGGCGGTCGAAGAGGTGCTCTATCCCGCGATGGAGGATTTTCAGCTCGACCTCATCATCGGCGAGGGCCCGGCGGCGCGCTCGGTCAAGATCGAGCTGTCGAAATTCACCCTCGTCGGCGCCACCACGCGCGCCGGCCTGCTCACCAATCCCTTGCGCGACCGCTTCGGCATTCCGGTCCGGCTGAATTTCTACACGATCGAGGAGCTCGAAAGCATCGTCACCCGCGGCGCGCGCGTGCTCAATGTCGGCATGAGCGCCGATGGCGCCAACGAGATCGCACGCCGTGCCCGCGGTACGCCGCGTATCGCCGGCCGCCTGCTCCGTCGCGTGCGCGATTTCGCCTCGGCCGCCGATGCCGACAAGATCGATCGCAAGATTGCCGACCACGCGCTGAGCGCGCTCGAGGTCGACGCCGCGGGCCTCGATGCGATGGATCGTCGCTATCTCACGACCATCGCGATGAACTATGGCGGCGGCCCGGTCGGCGTCGAGACCATGGCTGCAGCGCTGTCCGAGCCGCGCGATGCGATCGAGGACATCATCGAACCCTATCTGATCCAGTGCGGCTATCTCCAGCGCACCCCGCGCGGCCGCCTGCTCACCTCGCACGCCTTCCGTCATCTCGGCATCGCCGAGCCCTCGCGCGATGCGGCGTCACAGTTCGGCCTGTTCGGCTCGGACGAGAACGACGACTGA